GGTTCCACAGCCCCCAAAGTTCAACCTCTTCGCCGGTGCTTGCCTTGCCTTTCAGCCCTTTCGGCACCACGGTGAAGGCACAGCGCGTGCCAGTGAAGCCAGCGTTTTTGGAGAAGGAGCGGAACTCGATGGCGCACTCCCTGGCTCCGTCAATCTCAAAAATGGAGTGGGGGAGTGCCGGGTCCTGGATGAAGGCCTCATAGGCCGCATCGAACAAGATCAGTGCGCCATTGGCACGGGCGTAGTCCACCCAGGCTTGGAGTTGCTCCCTGGTGGCGACTGCACCGGTGGGGTTGTTGGGGAAACAGAGATAAATCAGGTCGACAGGTTCACTGGGAATCTGTGCTGCAAAACCGTTGTCCGCACTGATCGGGAGGTAGCTCAGGCCTGCATACCGACCAACTTCGCCGGCTTCACCGGTGCGGCCGGCCATCACGTTGCTGTCGACGTAGACCGGGTACACGGGGTCCGTAACGGCCACCTTGTTGCCCTCGCCGAGGATGTCGAGGATGTTGCTGCTGTCGCACTTCGAGCCGTCGGAGACAAAAATCTCTTCGGCAGTGATGTCGCAACCTCGGGATTGGAAGTCGTTCTTGGCGATGGCCTCCCGCAGCCAGCCGTATCCTTGTTCGGGGCCATAGCCGTGGAAACCTTCGGCTGTGCCCATCGCATCGATGGCTGTCTTCATCGCCTCACGGCAGGCGAGTGGCAAGGGCTCCGTGACATCACCGATGCCCAGGCGAATCAGCGCTGCATCGGGGTGGTCGGTGCTGAACGCCTTAACGCGTCGACCGATCTCAGGGAACAGGTAGCCCGCCTTGAGCTTGAGGTAATTGCCGTTGACCTGAACCACGGAACCGGAAGCTATGTCTGCGGGGCATCTTGCCTTGTCGGCAGCTCCATACGATGTCGTTAGGAGTATGGACATCCGACGTGGTCGTCTCAGCCCTGGATCACCCGGTTGATTTTCATGCCCTGGTGGACAGCGGCATCAATAAACCCGCCCGCTATATGGGGCATGAGTTAGGCGTCGAACCACGGGATTGGCAAGCTGCATCAGTTCGCTGGGCGCTCACCTACCCCGAAATTTATGAGGTCGGCTCCAGCAATCTCGGTCACATCATTCTCTATTCGATCCTCAATGCTGTGCCTGGGCAGCTGTGTGATCGTGCTTATCTCCCCGCCGCCGATTTGGCCGGCCGCCTGCGGGAGCGACATCAGGCGCTGTTTGCGGTGGAAAGCCGTCGGCCCCTGCCCGCCTTCGACATTCTGGGCTTCAGCCTGAGTTACGAACTTGGCGCCACCAACATCCTCGAGATGCTGGACCTCGCCCAGGTGCCGATTCGAGCCGCCGATCGAGGCGACTTGCCGCTGGGTGATCCTGCCGCACCTCCGCTGATCTTCGCGGGCGGACCCACAGCCACCAGCAATCCAGAGCCTTACGCCCCGTTCTTTGATTTCATCGCCCTGGGCGACGGCGAGGAGCTGTTGCCTGAAATCGGCCTCGTGGTCACGCAGGCCAAAGCCGATGGATTGCCCCGATCGCAACTGCTCCGCGATCTGGCCCAGGTTCCTGGCGTTTATGTGCCTTCTCTCTACGAGGTTGGCGCGGATGGAGTCACCCTTCAGCCGCTCCACCCTGATGTTCCGGCGCGGGTTCTCCGACGTGTAGCGACCCCGATGCCCCACTACGCCATGGGCCTGGTCCCCCATGTGGAAACGGTGCATGACCGTCTCACGGTGGAGATTCGTCGTGGTTGCACCCGCGGCTGTCGCTTCTGTCAGCCCGGGATGCTGACGCGCCCCGCTCGGGACGTGGAACCCGAGGCGGTGATCGAAGCGGTTGAAACCGGGATGAGACAGACCGGCTACAGCGATTTCTCGTTGTTGTCACTCAGCTGCAGTGACTACCTGGCACTGCCTGCGGTTGGAGTTGAGTTGCGCAACCGCCTTGCGGATCAGAACGTCACACTCCAGCTGCCGAGTCAGCGGGTGGATCGCTTTGATGAAGACATCGCGCACATCCTGGGCGGAACGAGGAAAGCGGGTCTGACCTTCGCCCCTGAGGCCGGTACACAGCGACTCCGCGACATCGTCAACAAGGGCCTGACTGATGACGACCTGCTGCATGGCATCCGCACCGCCATGCAGAACGGCTATCGCAAGGTGAAGCTGTACTTCATGATCGGCCTTCCTGGTGAGACGGATGCCGATGTTTTGGGCATTGCTGAGACCTGCGTGATGCTGCAGCAGCACTGCCGTGATCTGGGTCGCCTGAACCTGAACATCACGATCAGCAATTTCACGCCCAAGCCCCACACGCCTTTTCAGTGGCACAGCGTCTCGACAGCTGAGTTCGAGCGGCGGCAGACCCTGCTCAGAGAGGCCTTCAGACGCTTGCGCGGTGTGAAGGTGAATTTCACCGATGTGCGGCTGTCCGCCATGGAGGATTTTGTGGGTCGCAGTGATCGCCGTCTGGCACCGGTGATTGAGGCGGCCTGGAGGGCCGGTGCCGGAATGGATGCGTGGTTTGAGTCGCTGGATCGCGCCTATGCCGCCTGGACCGGAGCTATTTCGGATGCTGGTTTGGACCGGCGTTATCGGGAGATGGAGGTCGGGGGCTGGAGTGCCGTCGCCGCCTTGGATCGGGAGGACCTAGAAGCCTTCTGTGCTCAGCCGCTCCCCTGGGATCACATCGATACCGGGATCGATAAGGCTTGGCTGACAGAAGATCTGCAACGGGCCCTTGCCGCGGCGGTTGTGCCGGACTGCTCCTTTGACGGATGCAGCAGCTGTGGTGTGTGTGGCCCGGACTTGGGGCACAACGTGGTGGTTCCTGCTCCCGAGGTGCCAACCCAAGTGCCCACGCAGGCGCCTCCCAGCGCTCGGGTGTGCCGCATCCGGGTGCGATTCGCCAAGACGGGATCGATGGCGCTGCTCAGTCATCTTGATCTGATGCGAATGCTGGAGAGGGCCCTGCGCCGCAGTGCTCTCCCAATCAGTTTCACCGGAGGTTTTCATCCCCTGCCACGCGTTCAAATCGCTCTAGCCCTGCCCCTCGGAGCTGAGGCCAAGAGTGAGTGGATGGATCTGGAATTCACCCGGGAACTGGAGCCAAATCACTTCTGCAGCACGCTCCAGCCCTTGTTGCCGGAGGGGATCCAGCTGTTAGCGGCAGCCGAGGTTCCCGTGAGTGGGAAAAGCCTCTCTCAAGAACTGACGGGTGCCGTTTGGTGTTTTGATCTCGTTCAGGACGATCAGACCCAGATCTCTGTGGACTGGAGTGCGGCTGTCGATCAACTTCTGCTGGCCAAGACCCTGGTTTGGCATGACACCGACAAGAAGGGGCGCCCTAGAGAAAGGGATTGCCGTCCAGCGTTGAAAGCGCTTCAAGTGACGAATCAGACCGCCGGTGGAGCCGCTCGTCTTCGGTTGGAAGCAGCGGTGGATGACATGGGCCGAAGTTTGCGCCCTGCTCAGATTCAGCACTGGCTTTCCGAGACCGTCGGGCAGCCCTTGCAAGTGCAACGCTTGATCCGTGAAGCCCTGATCCTCAGTGCTCAGTGCTAGCTTGGATGGAGAGCAGGCGTTACGCCCGTCGGGCCAACCTTGTTCCGGTCTTGTCTGATCCCTACGGATATCGAGGTCCATTTCACGACTTGCGTGGCGGTCTTTTTCGCAACCCCCAAGTCTGAGTCATAGGAGTTCTTAACTCCGCATCCTTTTGGTCTCATCGACCAGTTCAGATCTTTTAATCACCCGTGAGTGCGGACCGGCAGGTTCCACAACGGATCTGGCCCTGAATTGGGCTCAACCAGTCCTCTTATGCCCCAGCAAATTGTCATCGCGGAGCAGCTGCGCATCGCAGCGGTGCTGACCGATGAACGTGTTGATGAACTCATCGTCGCGCAGGGCCGCTATCAGATCGGAGATGTCTACTTAGGAACTGTTGAGAATGTTTTGCCCGGTATTGATGCTGCCTTCGTCAACATCGGTGAAAGTGAGAAAAATGGTTTCATCCACGTCACTGATCTCGGGCCACTGCGCCTGAAGAAAGGTTCTGCCGGGATTACTGAACTTCTTGAACCTCGTCAAAAGGTTCTAGTTCAGGTGATGAAAGAACCGACCGGAACCAAGGGTCCACGGCTGACTGGAAACCTCGCTCTGCCTGGGCGTTACTTGGTGCTGCAGCCCCATGGCCAGGGTGTGAACATTTCCCGACGCATCAGTGCCGATGCGGAGAGGAACAGACTCCGTGCTCTCGGTGTCCTGATTAAGCCGCCTGGAGCTGGTCTGCTGATTCGGACAGAAGCCGACGGCATCAGCGAAGACCTCCTGATTGAAGATCTTGAGTCGTTGTTGCGGCAGTGGGAGGCGATTCAGCAAGCAGCCGAAACGGCAGCACCACCTGTTCTGCTCAATCGCGACGAAGATTTCATCCATCGGATTCTGCGGGATCACATGGGGCCTGATTTGGCCCGGGTTGTGGTGGACGATGCTGCTGCTGTGGGCCGTGTCAGCAGCTTCCTCGGGGCTGATGCCGGCCACGTTCTGGTGGAAGCCCACAGTGAACCCAGTGAGTTACTGGAGCACTACAAGGTCAATGCCGCCATCCGCGATGCGCTGAAGCCTCGGGTTGACCTGCCGTCCGGTGGTTACGTGATCATCGAGCCCACCGAGGCGCTCACGGTGATTGACGTGAACTCCGGATCGTTCACCCGTTCGGCCAATGCGCGAGAAACCGTCCTGTGGACCAATTGCGAGGCTGCGATTGAGATCGCTCGTCAGCTCAAGCTTCGCAACATTGGCGGGGTGATCATCATCGATTTCATCGATATGGATTCCCGTCGTGACCAGCTCCAGTTGCTGGAGCATTTCACGACAGCAGTCCGTGACGATTCAGCTCGGCCGCAGATTGCACAGCTCAGTGAACTGGGCCTGGTGGAGCTCACCCGTAAGCGTCAAGGGCAGAACATTTACGAACTCTTTGGACGGGCCTGCCCCAGTTGTGGTGGCCTCGGCCATGTGGCTGTGCTTCCAGGCAAAGATCTGCTCCAGCCGTTGGCGACTGCCACGGGATTGGTTCGTTCTGCTGCCTCTGCCCGTGCTGAAGTCGTCTCTCCTGGAGAAAATGGTGGCAATGGCCGGCGGCGGCGCGGTGGCCGAGGGCGCGGCAGTCAGGACGCCGTCCTTCCCGTCGATACCTCTGATACAACGACCCCTGAGGTGTCGACCCAAGAGGCGCAGGAGCCTGCGATCGCCCGTCGTCAGGACCCCGAGTTGGTTGCTGTACCCATGACCGATGAGCAGCAGGAGTTGTTTGGCTGGCTTGGTTTGAACCCTGCCCTGCTGCTCGAGGAGCCTCCTGAATCCGACAATGTTGTTGTGCGGGTTGTCCGCCCTGGCGAGGATGAGCAGGACGTCCTTGAAGCGGCGCGTCAGCAACTGGCAGCCAGTTCCGGTCGTCGTCGTCGTCGCGGCGGCCGTGGTGGTCGTTCAGGCGCACGCAATGGGTCCAGTCAGCCCGTCGTGACCCCTACGGCTGAGATGCCCGTTGTCGTGATGTCATCCGCCCCAGATGAGGAGACTGCACCCCTGATGGTGGAAATCACACCCTTGGAGGCTGTCACCAATCTGACGATCAGCGAACCGGAGCCAACCATCCTTACGGAACCTGTTGAGTCGGAGCCTGCTCCGGTGGCTGAAACGTCTGAGCCAGAGGAGCCCCGCCGTCGCCGTCGCCGCTCCTCTGCTGTCGCCACGGTCTGAGCAGTCGGATGACCCTGCAGGAGTCCCTTCCCATGGGGAGGGATGTGGCTGGAGTTGATGAAGTCGGTCGTGGTTGCTTGTTCGGCCCTGTGTTTGCGGCCGCTGTCGTGCTGGATGGCGCAGCTGCAGACCGCCTGCTGAAGGCGGGACTGACCGACAGCAAGAAACTCTCCCCTAAACGTCGGGCTGCTTTGGTTCCCTTGATTCAGTCGCTGTGTGTTGCCTCCGGCCTGGGCCAGGCTTCAGCGCGAGAAATTGATGCCTGCGGGATTCGTGTTGCTACCGAACGCGCCATGTTGCGTGCTCTTCAGCGACTGCCGCAGTCCCCCGGCTTGGTGCTTGTGGATGGCAACCTTCCCCTCAGGTTGTGGCTGGGCCAGCAGCGCACGGTTATTTCAGGCGATAGCCGCTCACCTGCCATTGCGGCTGCCAGCGTCTTGGCCAAGGAAGCCAGGGATGCACTCATTCGGCGGCTGTCTGCTCGTTTCCCCGGTTACGGACTCGAGCGCCATGCGGGCTACGGCACGGCACAGCATTGTCAGAGCTTGAAGGCTTCAGGCCCCACGCCCCTGCATCGGCACACGTTCCTGAAGCGGGTGCTGGGTTGAG
The Synechococcus sp. PROS-U-1 DNA segment above includes these coding regions:
- a CDS encoding LL-diaminopimelate aminotransferase is translated as MVQVNGNYLKLKAGYLFPEIGRRVKAFSTDHPDAALIRLGIGDVTEPLPLACREAMKTAIDAMGTAEGFHGYGPEQGYGWLREAIAKNDFQSRGCDITAEEIFVSDGSKCDSSNILDILGEGNKVAVTDPVYPVYVDSNVMAGRTGEAGEVGRYAGLSYLPISADNGFAAQIPSEPVDLIYLCFPNNPTGAVATREQLQAWVDYARANGALILFDAAYEAFIQDPALPHSIFEIDGARECAIEFRSFSKNAGFTGTRCAFTVVPKGLKGKASTGEEVELWGLWNRRQSTKFNGVSYIIQRGAEAVYSEAGQAEVKALVSFYMENAAIIRRELSAAGLTIYGGEHAPYVWIKTPEGMDSWGFFDHLLNKANVVGTPGSGFGAAGEGYFRLSAFNSRANVDEAMARIKAL
- a CDS encoding TIGR03960 family B12-binding radical SAM protein, translating into MSLGVWTSDVVVSALDHPVDFHALVDSGINKPARYMGHELGVEPRDWQAASVRWALTYPEIYEVGSSNLGHIILYSILNAVPGQLCDRAYLPAADLAGRLRERHQALFAVESRRPLPAFDILGFSLSYELGATNILEMLDLAQVPIRAADRGDLPLGDPAAPPLIFAGGPTATSNPEPYAPFFDFIALGDGEELLPEIGLVVTQAKADGLPRSQLLRDLAQVPGVYVPSLYEVGADGVTLQPLHPDVPARVLRRVATPMPHYAMGLVPHVETVHDRLTVEIRRGCTRGCRFCQPGMLTRPARDVEPEAVIEAVETGMRQTGYSDFSLLSLSCSDYLALPAVGVELRNRLADQNVTLQLPSQRVDRFDEDIAHILGGTRKAGLTFAPEAGTQRLRDIVNKGLTDDDLLHGIRTAMQNGYRKVKLYFMIGLPGETDADVLGIAETCVMLQQHCRDLGRLNLNITISNFTPKPHTPFQWHSVSTAEFERRQTLLREAFRRLRGVKVNFTDVRLSAMEDFVGRSDRRLAPVIEAAWRAGAGMDAWFESLDRAYAAWTGAISDAGLDRRYREMEVGGWSAVAALDREDLEAFCAQPLPWDHIDTGIDKAWLTEDLQRALAAAVVPDCSFDGCSSCGVCGPDLGHNVVVPAPEVPTQVPTQAPPSARVCRIRVRFAKTGSMALLSHLDLMRMLERALRRSALPISFTGGFHPLPRVQIALALPLGAEAKSEWMDLEFTRELEPNHFCSTLQPLLPEGIQLLAAAEVPVSGKSLSQELTGAVWCFDLVQDDQTQISVDWSAAVDQLLLAKTLVWHDTDKKGRPRERDCRPALKALQVTNQTAGGAARLRLEAAVDDMGRSLRPAQIQHWLSETVGQPLQVQRLIREALILSAQC
- a CDS encoding Rne/Rng family ribonuclease, with product MPQQIVIAEQLRIAAVLTDERVDELIVAQGRYQIGDVYLGTVENVLPGIDAAFVNIGESEKNGFIHVTDLGPLRLKKGSAGITELLEPRQKVLVQVMKEPTGTKGPRLTGNLALPGRYLVLQPHGQGVNISRRISADAERNRLRALGVLIKPPGAGLLIRTEADGISEDLLIEDLESLLRQWEAIQQAAETAAPPVLLNRDEDFIHRILRDHMGPDLARVVVDDAAAVGRVSSFLGADAGHVLVEAHSEPSELLEHYKVNAAIRDALKPRVDLPSGGYVIIEPTEALTVIDVNSGSFTRSANARETVLWTNCEAAIEIARQLKLRNIGGVIIIDFIDMDSRRDQLQLLEHFTTAVRDDSARPQIAQLSELGLVELTRKRQGQNIYELFGRACPSCGGLGHVAVLPGKDLLQPLATATGLVRSAASARAEVVSPGENGGNGRRRRGGRGRGSQDAVLPVDTSDTTTPEVSTQEAQEPAIARRQDPELVAVPMTDEQQELFGWLGLNPALLLEEPPESDNVVVRVVRPGEDEQDVLEAARQQLAASSGRRRRRGGRGGRSGARNGSSQPVVTPTAEMPVVVMSSAPDEETAPLMVEITPLEAVTNLTISEPEPTILTEPVESEPAPVAETSEPEEPRRRRRRSSAVATV
- a CDS encoding ribonuclease HII → MTLQESLPMGRDVAGVDEVGRGCLFGPVFAAAVVLDGAAADRLLKAGLTDSKKLSPKRRAALVPLIQSLCVASGLGQASAREIDACGIRVATERAMLRALQRLPQSPGLVLVDGNLPLRLWLGQQRTVISGDSRSPAIAAASVLAKEARDALIRRLSARFPGYGLERHAGYGTAQHCQSLKASGPTPLHRHTFLKRVLG